From the genome of Malus sylvestris chromosome 13, drMalSylv7.2, whole genome shotgun sequence:
TACAATAATCCTACCAGTCTGAGGATCTCCAGTGTTTGCATCAACGTTTCCTAGTAGACCATTGAGTCTTGCAGTTTCAAGCTCATGATAGCAACTGCAAAGTACACAAGTATTACAGATTTGGCGAAggatttcaaattttctgaTGTGCTCACACAACTCGAGGGAGAAATATAACGTGAACGTTTGCTTATGAAGAACTTAAGGCACAAGCTGTGATTTACCTGTGACCAGATAGTGTGGCATGATTGCACTCAATGTTAAGCTTAAATTCTCCTACAAAAGAAATGGGATGACGCTGTTAAGTATAACTCCTTTAAAGTAAGAAAACTATATATGATTGAAAAATAGTTCTCAATATCTCTGCTCTTCCAGTTCAATTGAAAGAAGGCTAGCACACTATTGAGCAAAACTTTTACGTAAAGAATTTAAATAAATGGACTACAAAATGACATGTCACCATGAATGCAAAAACCAAATATAAAAACACTTATTGTATTGTATAAAATTTCACAACTCGTCTCATTCATATAGCCAACTTTGGAGCTTAACCAAAAACTAATAGTAACAAAGTCAAGTGACTCGTGAATATAGAGGGTATGTGTAAAATTCACCTATGAGGCCATACTTTCGCAGGAAATTTGCTGATGTTGCAGCATCCCAGTCATACCTAACAAAATCATGAGAAAACAGATGTGTGAAAACCATATTAAATTACTAATAATCAAGCAAGTAGCATACTGGTGTTTGGTAGGTTCTTGAGGCTTGGGTTCAATCAACAATGTCCCTGAATGGCacagaaaggaaagaaaaacatAAGCTCGCCTGAGCAAAGTAGTGGATACCAAAAGAATAACAAATaaagattgaaaagaaatgtTGAGAAACTAGTCACTCTGGTATAAAAGTAGAAGTTGAGGTTATAACAGTATCTGGTATAAAGCTTTAGTATAAATTTAGTGCAAGTATACCATTGAATCCAATTTTCTTCTTGTAGGCAACAGCAGCTTCAAGAAACCTTGCCTGTGAATATACATACAAAAGATCATGCTAAGTAATAATGAAGGCCTCATTATGAAACCGACAGACAGGTTATACCACTACAGTGATATGGTAGCATAAATACAGTGTATTCCTTGGTAGGTTTGAACTACAGTTGCTAAAGGAGGGTTTATACATgacagaaaaggaaaaagaaaatgagaaattgAAATGTATCACTGAAAGGAAGCTTATTTTGAAATAACTGCAAATGGAACTCACCAGATGATCAAGCTCTCTTCCCATGTCAGTATTCAAGAGACTCTGGTAACCCTCACGGCCACCCCAGAAAACATAATTTTCACCCCCTAAATAATGTGTAACCTGCAGAACGTGTAAAGAATTACATACACTATGAATATAAATAAATGCAAACAATTAGGATTATTAATTTGAGATTACTTGCACCAACACCAACCTCAATGGCTTTCTTAACTTGAGCAGCAGCATATGCACACACACCTACTTTGGGGCTGTAAAGCATTTTGAGTATTAGTCCACACAAAGAGAAAGAGTATATTAATTATTTGTTCCAAAGATTACCTGGTAGCACCACCATGCATGTAACGAGGATGCAAAAACAGCTGAGCTGTGCCCCATAAAGGTCGAATTTTGGTTCCCTACAGGGCATACGAAAGAATTTAATGTGATTTCATAAATACTTGGACATTTTAGTATTTACATTTTCCACTTGACCTTGTTAGGAATTTATCAGAAAACATTGACTAGCATGGGGTTTTGGAGGCTGCGTATGATTGATTGGTCTCTTTTTCCAGAGTAAAGTGACCAAAAAAGAATTGTCAGATAACCGATGAGCCATGCCTAAATTGCAGTGGGAGAATTAAGTATGACTGCATATGTCACATCTTGAAACCAATGTAACTGAACTTTAATTTGCATGAAAATAATTGCCTTCATGTATTATGTCATTTTATCATATCATTCCGTGCTGCTGTATGCAGAAGTACCTGAAGCTCCTTAGCAAGGGCCACCACTTCATCCAAGTTTTTATTAGATTCCTGCAACAGGCAAAACAAGGTCAATGAACAATTTCCAAGTTCATAAGATCTTGTACTTTCCTTGAGAGAGCAATGCAATTTCCTATCTCCTAATTTGCTTTTTTCACATTCTAAAACAGTTATATAAGTAAACTAGAAAGTGTATCACCTCCAAGGTTTTGCCAACGGGAGCTATATCCCTGTCATGAAAACACCACCTATCAACTCCAAGCTTGTTTATGAACTGAAAGTTGGCTCTCACTGCATCGTCATTTATTCAAGAATATGTATTACGTTAGCTCAATAATCATCAATCACAAATGCAAAGGATAAAAGTAACAGTCAAAATCTCACTTCTTCGCTTTGCCATAGCCACAGAATTAGTTCCATCCTCCCATGGCCAATTCTTTGTAGGTGCACCAAATGGGTCACCTCCTGTTCCACGGAATGTGTGCCAAAATGCAACACTAAACCTCATCCACTCCTATGGTTATGAAGAAACTTCAGTCACAAACCATTAACTGCTTcataattcaaattttattaaacaGAAGAACcaaccttcattttttttcccaagAATCTCCTCGTCCGCATTATACCACTTGAATGCAAGGGGGTTCTTGGTAGAGGGGCCTTGAAAGAAGGACAATATGAGGTTATATATTTCGGCAAAGATAATCCAAAAAGAAGATTTCTGTAAAGAAATCTTACTTCAatcaataacaacaacaacaacagagccttttcccactaagtggggtcggctatgtgaatcctagaacgccattacgctcggttttgtgtcatgtcctccgttagatccaagtactctaagtctttcttagggtctcttccaaagttttcctaggtcttcctctaccccttcggccctgaacctctgtcccgtagtcacatcttcgaactggagcatcagtaggccttctttgcacatgtccaacccactcattcctaatcttatcctttctcgtgagcccacacctccaacgaagcatcctcatcttcgctacacccattttgtgtaagtgttgatgcttcaccgcccaacattctgtgtcatacagcatcgccgaccttattgccgtcctataaaattttcccttgagcttcagtggcatacgacggtcacacaacacgccggatgcactcttccacttcatccatcccccttgtattccatatattctgtctttgatcggcttaggtgaagacctttagattctaacacttctctccaaaggttaagctacgcatttaccccttcctgagtttcatctatcaaccctatatcgtctgcgaaaagcatacaccaaggaataacaTCTTAAATATGtactgttaactcatccattaccaatgtaaaaaggtaaggacttaaggattgttgatgcacaaaatcagtgaggactttggtacagcagaaagtattaagtttgtgaccttcgctagattgctccagtcattagtatggataagtatgtaaaaggatagagacaggagagcaaacacaagatgtacgtggttcacccagattagctatgtccacggagtagaggagttctcattaattgtgaagggtttacacaagtacataggttcaagctctcctttagtgggtacgagtgaatgatttagtacaaatgacattaggaaatattttggaagaatgatctcattttatagaagagagtttctagccttgttctgacattgacacgtgtcgtgttgtgattggcttccgatgttgacacgtgtcgcgctatgattggcttctaatgtcaacacgtgtcgctttgtgattggcctcctggttggagggaaactcttctgggtccttgacggtataacgttgactggtgctcggtagtttcgggattggtcaagtatggtaaaaacaatgctcccctaagttcccaagtgagggaagctcctcggttggggacttgcaagatccaagccgctgagtaatcacgaaacttctaagtaccgaagtgtggtatcgtcttcacttgcttTATCTATCttataggtagatgtgacatcttctctggaagtactcttcctccgtccaggggtggtatctttaactggtggagatgcacaaggtaatgtatcaatttcacttgaagcttacttgtagtttcaagcttggtcaagcgcgatacaaaccatgtagtaggagtcccccaagtcgccgagctaggggatctgctgaaagaggtgacagacaaggtaagcaatcagagctccaagcaatcagtcccagatcagaagtttgatttcgagttccggttgactgttctcattctccttatcttacatgcagcatgaaggataaagagaagaaaaggagaagagatgatatgagatacttttgcttttgaagaagtaactttccacaggcttattcttgaactgggctagagagttttttggtttcctccagagtataaggccgactgaagaatttgagggtcaaaacaagtccatcaaatctaaagtacTTTCGACCCTGctaatatgggatacttttgttgttgacaaagtagtggaagtATCGGCACGtattctgttacgcttgtctccacatgcttccttgtatccttctcacttgccctatctgttcctcaggcagatgtggtatcttctttggaagcataagatgttgaagatgagtactcgagagcaatgccaggtaagtaatcaggtaagggttccagatagtcagttcctgactggaagcttgattctaagtgctgattgattgctctctttctccttaacttgcaggtaagaaccaggccaaaggaaaagacagggaaaaagcatgatatgggatactcttgcttttaaccctgatgatatgagatattcttgctctggtgtagcttgtttgcagaggtattatcggggggaaagaaagtgagtatttcgagaggcttcgttgggagtaccctctcagatatgaggaagggttaagcatttttgcaggtctgcctgtccgttgaggatggaggttgacatatgtaggagtctccctaacaacaagtagtaatgctattcctttacccttcttggtcatagcactgtagtgggagctgtcagcttcacgtgttttaactctgtctgagcactttgaaaaagtagtctgtggtatctggaaagctgatgttgcgtgtgaagattacaaacaagctttatccaaggagatctggctctcaaagttgagaaagcgatgcctcttcggttttcgaacaagcgatcctgtcggggatttggctctcaagattcggagaatggtgcctcttcgatttttgagaaagcaatcctactgggagtctgactcttgaaattcggagagcaatgtctcttcgatttttgagaaagtaatcctgttgggagtctggctctcgagattcggagggcggtgcttcttcgattttggagcaagcaatcttgttgggagtgttttctcgaatgtgagtgaAGGTtcggcatttttgctagtctaccttgccacgaagcacaaaggttgagacacagggactttccaattatccagcagtgatgctgttcctttacccttgtgagtaataatatggtagctagaccttcaaaatttatgtgtctaaactttgttagtgttgtttctttgctattcttttacccttcttggtcatagcgatatagtgggagctgcaagctttacatgtctaaactttgtcagagatctttggcaaagttatttgtggtacccatgagctgatgttgcgtgtggaaagtggatgattgaatagtaagattcacgtgctttctacttcaccagaaatcttcgacagattgcccgtaattttcgcaaagctgagtgtgcatgtgacaggtgctgacaaggctgagaaagcaggtgcctcttcgatttctgagatcggccctcgtggtctctgagtaacccagcttttgagaacgcaagcgcctcttcgatttttgagatcggccctcgtggtttttgagtagcccagcttttgagaaagcaaatgcctcttcgatctctgagatcgatcctcgtggtctctgagcagcccagcttttgagaaagcaaactcctcttcgatttctgagcagacgcctcttcgatttctaaagctccgtcgagtgcagatttttatagaggctggcattaagttccaaagcacacttaaatctccaccagtagaagctcccttcttgcacttctaagatcttgatttgtccgacctcttctctcttcaacacctttgaaaatgtctgacccttccgaccgtcgttttgacttgaatcttggtgaagaggcaaccgcaccttctccagacaacatatggtgcccatccttcttatcccctactagtcctcttaccgttagggattctgtgacgaagaatgatataaccgctgcggtggtggccaggaaccttctcactcccaaagataacagacttctttccaaacagtctgatgagttggctgttaaggattctctggctctcagtgttcagtgtgcaggttctgtgtctaatatggcccaacgcctatttgctcgaacccgccaagttgaatcattgacggctgaagtgatgagtctcaagcaggagattagagggctcaagcatgagaataaacagttgcacaggctcgcacatgactatactacaaacatgaagaggaagcttgaccagatgaaggaatctgatggtcagattttacttgatcatcagaggtttgtgggtttgttcgaaatgcatttattgccttcgtcttctggggctgtaccgcgtaatgaagctccaaatgatcaacctttgatgcctcttccttctaggattctgtccagtactgaggctccgagtgATCGcccttcggtgccttctctttctggggctctaccgattgctgagacttctcctaagcaacctttgtgaaggccctctcttgtttgtttattttgacttatgtatatgtacatatttgtaacttgtcggagatatcaataaataagctttgcttcatttcaacgtattgtgttaaatacaccaaagccttctttactaagttctttgaatttttcttttgttgaagcttgtatgttgaagctttgtgagtgaagcatgtaggttgaggtagtgttcccttaatttctcgagtgaggaaaacttctcggttggagacttgaaaaatccaagtcactgagtggggtcggctaaatGAATCCaagtgctcggtcctgtgtcatgtcctccgttagatccaagtactctaagtcttttcttagagtctcttccaaagttttcctaagtcttcctctaccccttcggccctgaacctctatcctgTAGTCGCATCTTCAAACTGGAGCAtcaataggccttctttgca
Proteins encoded in this window:
- the LOC126597783 gene encoding xylose isomerase-like isoform X2, with protein sequence MNGKGNFSLAFPKLSMRAPLPRTPLHSSGIMRTRRFLGKKMKEWMRFSVAFWHTFRGTGGDPFGAPTKNWPWEDGTNSVAMAKRRMRANFQFINKLGVDRWCFHDRDIAPVGKTLEESNKNLDEVVALAKELQGTKIRPLWGTAQLFLHPRYMHGGATSPKVGVCAYAAAQVKKAIEVTHYLGGENYVFWGGREGYQSLLNTDMGRELDHLARFLEAAVAYKKKIGFNGTLLIEPKPQEPTKHQYDWDAATSANFLRKYGLIGEFKLNIECNHATLSGHSCYHELETARLNGLLGNVDANTGDPQTGWDTDQFLTDIAEATLVMHGVVKNGGIAPGGFNFDAKLRRESTDVEDLFIAHISGMDTLARGLRNVAKLIEDGSLPELVRKRYESFDTEIGALIEAGKADFEYLEKKAIGWGEPRVPSSKQELAEMLFQSVL
- the LOC126597783 gene encoding xylose isomerase-like isoform X1, whose translation is MNGKGNFSLAFPKLSMRAPLPRTPLHSSGIMRTRRFLGKKMKEWMRFSVAFWHTFRGTGGDPFGAPTKNWPWEDGTNSVAMAKRRMRANFQFINKLGVDRWCFHDRDIAPVGKTLEESNKNLDEVVALAKELQGTKIRPLWGTAQLFLHPRYMHGGATSPKVGVCAYAAAQVKKAIEVTHYLGGENYVFWGGREGYQSLLNTDMGRELDHLARFLEAAVAYKKKIGFNGTLLIEPKPQEPTKHQYATCLIISNLIWFSHICFLMILLGMTGMLQHQQISCEREFKLNIECNHATLSGHSCYHELETARLNGLLGNVDANTGDPQTGWDTDQFLTDIAEATLVMHGVVKNGGIAPGGFNFDAKLRRESTDVEDLFIAHISGMDTLARGLRNVAKLIEDGSLPELVRKRYESFDTEIGALIEAGKADFEYLEKKAIGWGEPRVPSSKQELAEMLFQSVL
- the LOC126597783 gene encoding xylose isomerase-like isoform X4, which codes for MNGKGNFSLAFPKLSMRAPLPRTPLHSSGIMRTRRFLGKKMKEWMRFSVAFWHTFRGTGGDPFGAPTKNWPWEDGTNSVAMAKRRMRANFQFINKLGVDRWCFHDRDIAPVGKTLEESNKNLDEVVALAKELQGTKIRPLWGTAQLFLHPRYMHGGATSPKVGVCAYAAAQVKKAIEVTHYLGGENYVFWGGREGYQSLLNTDMGRELDHLARFLEAAVAYKKKIGFNGMTGMLQHQQISCEREFKLNIECNHATLSGHSCYHELETARLNGLLGNVDANTGDPQTGWDTDQFLTDIAEATLVMHGVVKNGGIAPGGFNFDAKLRRESTDVEDLFIAHISGMDTLARGLRNVAKLIEDGSLPELVRKRYESFDTEIGALIEAGKADFEYLEKKAIGWGEPRVPSSKQELAEMLFQSVL
- the LOC126597783 gene encoding xylose isomerase-like isoform X3 produces the protein MRTRRFLGKKMKEWMRFSVAFWHTFRGTGGDPFGAPTKNWPWEDGTNSVAMAKRRMRANFQFINKLGVDRWCFHDRDIAPVGKTLEESNKNLDEVVALAKELQGTKIRPLWGTAQLFLHPRYMHGGATSPKVGVCAYAAAQVKKAIEVTHYLGGENYVFWGGREGYQSLLNTDMGRELDHLARFLEAAVAYKKKIGFNGTLLIEPKPQEPTKHQYATCLIISNLIWFSHICFLMILLGMTGMLQHQQISCEREFKLNIECNHATLSGHSCYHELETARLNGLLGNVDANTGDPQTGWDTDQFLTDIAEATLVMHGVVKNGGIAPGGFNFDAKLRRESTDVEDLFIAHISGMDTLARGLRNVAKLIEDGSLPELVRKRYESFDTEIGALIEAGKADFEYLEKKAIGWGEPRVPSSKQELAEMLFQSVL